In Felis catus isolate Fca126 chromosome C2, F.catus_Fca126_mat1.0, whole genome shotgun sequence, a single window of DNA contains:
- the CPOX gene encoding oxygen-dependent coproporphyrinogen-III oxidase, mitochondrial, whose product MTLHLGRLCAGSCWQAARGGRGAMCAWPGRCSAGRICRPPGSAGTEQCRGLGHGRTAGGASRLGTGLTTALAGLAGLAGLAAAAFGHVQRAEMVPKSSGARSSSSGKPEEEDELARRCSCFMALPVTDLRELRGRPSDMKTKMELLILETQAQVCQALAQVDGGARFSVDRWERKEGGGGISCVLQDGHVFEKAGVSVSVVHGNLSEEAAKQMRSRGKILKTKDGKLPFSAMGVSSVIHPKNPHAPTIHFNYRYFEVEEADGNKLWWFGGGCDLTPTYLNQEDAVHFHRTLKEACDQHGPDLYPKFKKWCDDYFFIVHRGERRGIGGIFFDDLDSPSKEEVFRFVQSCAQAVVPSYIPLVKKHCDDSFTPQEKLWQQLRRGRYVEFNLVYDRGTKFGLFTPGSRIESILMSLPLTARWEYMHSPPENSKEAEILEVLRHPRDWVH is encoded by the exons ATGACCTTGCACCTGGGCAGGCTGTGCGCGGGCTCCTGCTGGCAAGCTGCTCGGGGCGGCCGCGGAGCGATGTGCGCCTGGCCGGGGCGCTGCTCCGCGGGACGCATCTGCCGGCCCCCGGGCTCCGCTGGCACCGAGCAGTGCCGCGGGCTGGGGCACGGCCGGACCGCGGGAGGAGCCTCCCGGTTGGGGACCGGGCTGACCACGGCGCTGGCGGGGCTGGCCGGGCTGGCGGGGCTGGCCGCCGCCGCCTTCGGGCACGTACAGCGGGCGGAGATGGTGCCCAAGAGCTCGGGGGCGCGGAGCTCTTCGTCGGGGAAGCCTGAGGAGGAGGACGAGCTGGCCCGTCGCTGCAGCTGCTTCATGGCCTTGCCTGTGACCGACCTGCGCGAGCTGCGTGGGAGACCGAGCGACATGAAGACCAAGATGGAGCTGCTGATCCTGGAGACCCAGGCCCAGGTGTGCCAGGCTCTGGCACAGGTAGACGGGGGCGCCCGCTTCTCCGTGGACcggtgggagaggaaggaag GAGGTGGTGGCATCAGCTGTGTACTTCAAGATGGGCATGTTTTTGAAAAGGCTGGGGTGAGCGTTTCTGTTGTTCATGGAAATCTTTCTGAGGAAGCAGCGAAACAAATGCGAAGCAGAGGGAAAATTCTGAAGACGAAAGATG GTAAATTGCCGTTTTCTGCTATGGGCGTGAGCTCTGTTATCCACCCCAAGAATCCTCATGCTCCTACTATCCATTTCAACTACAGATACTTTGAAGTAGAAGAAGCTGATG GTAACAAGCTGTGGTGGTTTGGTGGTGGATGTGACCTCACTCCAACATACTTGAACCAAGAGGATGCTGTCCATTTCCACAGAACTCTAAAGGAGGCTTGTGACCAGCATGGTCCTGATCTCtaccctaaatttaaaaaatg GTGTGATGATTACTTTTTTATAGTCCATCGTGGGGAGCGGAGGGGCATCGGGGGCATcttttttgatgaccttgactcTCCATCCAAGGAAGAAGTGTTTCGCTTTGTGCAGAGCTGCGCCCAGGCTGTGGTTCCTTCATACATTCCTCTTGTGAAAAAGCACTGTGATGACTCATTCACCCCCCAGGAGAAGCTGTGGCAGCAGCTGCGGAGAGGACG GTATGTAGAATTTAACCTTGTGTATGATCGAGGTACAAAGTTTGGCCTCTTCACTCCAGGATCCAGGATTGAAAGCATCTTGATGTCTTTACCTCTAACTGCTCG ATGGGAGTACATGCACTCACCCCCAGAGAACTCCAAAGAAGCGGAAATTCTGGAAGTTCTGCGCCATCCGAGAGACTGGGTGCATTAA